In the genome of Pelagibacterium nitratireducens, one region contains:
- the nuoK gene encoding NADH-quinone oxidoreductase subunit NuoK — MTPAVGLGHFLTVAAILFTIGVFGIFLNRKNIIIILMSVELILLAVNINFVAFSSHLGDLVGQVFALLILTVAAAEAAIGLAILVIFFRNRGSIAVDDVNMMKG, encoded by the coding sequence ATGACACCGGCAGTCGGGCTCGGTCACTTCCTGACCGTAGCAGCCATTCTGTTCACCATTGGCGTGTTCGGGATTTTTCTCAATCGCAAGAACATCATCATCATCTTGATGTCGGTGGAGCTGATCCTGCTTGCGGTCAACATCAACTTCGTTGCTTTTTCATCCCATCTGGGCGATCTGGTGGGACAGGTGTTCGCACTGCTGATCCTGACCGTCGCCGCAGCCGAGGCCGCCATCGGCCTTGCGATTCTCGTGATCTTCTTCCGCAATCGGGGCTCGATCGCGGTCGATGACGTCAACATGATGAAGGGCTAG
- a CDS encoding NADH-quinone oxidoreductase subunit M, giving the protein MILENNILTIVTFLPLVGAFFILLTPGGDPVAQLNIKRIALATTVVTFIFTLVMWGMFDPDTADFQFVQNHPWLGDVIGYRMGVDGISVLFIVLTGLLMPMCILASWDSITFRIREYMVLFLVLEMLMIGVFTTLDLAMFYVFFEGTLVPMFLIIGIWGGKRRIQASYKFFFYTFIGSVLMLLAIMAMYWQAGTLDIARLLDYDFPENVQYWLWLAFFASLAVKMPMWPFHRWLPEAHVEAPTAGSVILAAILLKLGGYGFLRFSLPMFPDASLYFSNFVFFLSVAAIIITSLVALVQTDIKKLIAYSSVAHMGFVTMGIFAGNVYGVQGAIFQMISHGIVSGALFLSVGVIYDRMHTRDVNAYGGLVERMPKYAFAFMVFTMANVGLPGTSGFVGEFLTLLAIFQVNTWFAVFATTGVILSACYALWLYRKIIWGALEKESLKSILDLNAREMVTIVPLIILTILFGFYPAPLMDAMATSVGALVDQYQAAVGIEPMSALVDVTVPAADVAAPAATAH; this is encoded by the coding sequence ATGATCCTTGAAAACAACATCCTGACCATCGTTACGTTTCTGCCGCTGGTTGGGGCCTTCTTCATTCTGCTGACCCCTGGGGGCGACCCCGTCGCTCAGCTCAACATCAAGCGCATCGCGCTTGCCACGACCGTCGTGACCTTCATTTTCACGCTGGTCATGTGGGGCATGTTCGATCCCGATACGGCGGATTTCCAGTTCGTCCAGAACCATCCATGGCTCGGCGATGTCATCGGCTATCGCATGGGCGTGGATGGCATCTCGGTGCTGTTTATCGTGCTGACCGGGCTGTTGATGCCCATGTGCATCCTTGCGAGCTGGGATTCGATCACCTTCCGCATCCGTGAATACATGGTGCTGTTCCTGGTCCTCGAAATGCTGATGATCGGCGTTTTCACGACGCTCGATCTGGCCATGTTCTACGTGTTCTTCGAAGGCACGCTGGTTCCGATGTTCCTCATCATCGGCATCTGGGGCGGCAAGAGGCGTATCCAGGCGTCCTACAAGTTCTTCTTTTACACGTTCATAGGCTCGGTGCTGATGCTGCTGGCCATCATGGCCATGTACTGGCAGGCGGGAACGCTCGATATCGCGCGTCTGCTCGATTACGATTTCCCCGAGAACGTTCAGTATTGGCTCTGGCTTGCATTCTTTGCCTCGTTGGCGGTAAAGATGCCCATGTGGCCGTTCCACCGCTGGTTACCCGAGGCGCACGTCGAAGCGCCCACGGCCGGATCGGTGATCCTTGCGGCAATCCTGCTCAAGCTTGGCGGCTATGGCTTCTTGCGCTTCTCGCTGCCCATGTTCCCCGATGCGTCGCTGTATTTCTCGAACTTCGTGTTCTTCCTTTCCGTCGCCGCGATCATCATCACTTCGCTGGTGGCGCTGGTTCAAACCGACATCAAAAAACTGATCGCCTATTCTTCGGTCGCGCATATGGGCTTCGTGACGATGGGCATTTTCGCCGGGAATGTTTACGGCGTTCAGGGCGCGATCTTCCAGATGATCTCGCACGGCATCGTATCGGGCGCGCTCTTTCTGTCGGTCGGCGTTATCTATGACCGCATGCACACCCGTGACGTCAATGCTTATGGCGGGCTCGTCGAACGCATGCCCAAATACGCGTTCGCGTTCATGGTTTTCACAATGGCCAATGTCGGCCTGCCCGGCACTTCGGGCTTTGTCGGCGAGTTCCTGACGTTGCTGGCCATCTTCCAGGTCAACACCTGGTTTGCAGTATTTGCCACCACCGGTGTTATCCTGTCGGCGTGCTATGCCCTTTGGCTCTATCGCAAGATCATCTGGGGTGCGCTCGAGAAGGAAAGTCTCAAATCCATTCTCGATCTCAATGCCCGCGAAATGGTGACGATTGTTCCGCTGATCATCCTCACCATTCTCTTTGGTTTCTACCCGGCGCCCCTGATGGATGCGATGGCCACTTCGGTGGGCGCGCTTGTCGATCAGTATCAGGCTGCCGTCGGCATCGAACCGATGTCTGCGCTCGTCGATGTGACGGTGCCTGCGGCCGATGTCGCGGCGCCTGCCGCTACGGCCCATTAG
- the nuoL gene encoding NADH-quinone oxidoreductase subunit L encodes MIQAIVFLPLIGALVAGLFGRAIGHKPAEIITTSLLMGAAALSWIVFLPFFLGDGEAYKVTVMTWIHSGDLQIDWVLRVDTLTVIMLVVVNTVSSLVHLYSIGYMHEDPHRARFFAYLSLFTFAMLMLVTADNFVQMFFGWEGVGLASYLLIGFWYQKESARAAAVKAFVVNRVGDFGFALGIFGTFFLIGTLGFDETFAVLPGVADATMPFLWWDAHAMTVICLLLFMGAMGKSAQFLLHTWLPDAMEGPTPVSALIHAATMVTAGVFMVARLSPMFEMSEAATLFIIYIGAITAFCAATIGLVQNDIKRVIAYSTMSQLGYMFVALGVGAYSAGIFHLFTHAFFKALLFLGAGSVIHAMHHEQDMRNMGGIARKIPITYAMMLIGTLALTGVGIPGTSFGFAGFFSKDAIIEASYAFGGTAGSFAFWLLVIAALFTSFYSWRLVHLTFHGPTRADHHTFDHAHESPNVMLIPLYVLAIGAVLAGVVFYDAFFGHAEHIAHFFHGAIVVDEHIIEEAHGVPTWVKWSATVAMLIGFVTAWYMYIRNPSAPKQLAAEQPLLYKFLLNKWYFDELYDAIFVRPARWIGTALWKGFDDWLVDQTLVEGLGRRVRQVTGYVTRLQSGYLYHYAFAMLIGVAALITWAIAAGGLLG; translated from the coding sequence ATGATCCAGGCAATTGTATTCCTGCCGCTGATCGGCGCGCTGGTCGCTGGGCTTTTTGGCCGCGCCATCGGGCACAAGCCCGCGGAAATCATCACAACATCGCTTCTGATGGGCGCCGCTGCACTCTCGTGGATCGTCTTCCTGCCGTTCTTTCTGGGCGACGGCGAGGCCTATAAGGTTACTGTAATGACCTGGATTCACTCAGGCGATCTTCAGATCGATTGGGTGCTCCGCGTCGATACGCTGACGGTCATCATGCTGGTTGTTGTCAACACAGTCTCTTCGCTCGTTCACCTCTATTCCATCGGCTACATGCACGAAGATCCGCATCGTGCGCGCTTCTTTGCCTATCTCTCGCTTTTCACCTTCGCCATGCTCATGCTGGTGACCGCCGATAACTTCGTCCAGATGTTCTTCGGCTGGGAAGGCGTGGGCCTGGCTTCCTACCTGCTGATCGGCTTCTGGTACCAAAAGGAATCCGCACGCGCTGCCGCCGTCAAAGCCTTCGTCGTCAACCGCGTCGGTGACTTCGGTTTCGCGCTCGGTATTTTCGGCACCTTCTTTCTCATCGGCACGCTTGGTTTCGATGAAACCTTCGCGGTCCTTCCCGGTGTCGCAGACGCCACGATGCCGTTCCTGTGGTGGGATGCCCACGCGATGACGGTCATCTGCCTGCTGCTGTTTATGGGCGCCATGGGCAAGTCGGCCCAGTTCCTGCTCCACACATGGCTGCCCGACGCCATGGAAGGCCCAACGCCGGTTTCCGCACTGATCCACGCTGCGACCATGGTGACCGCCGGCGTGTTCATGGTCGCGCGGCTCTCGCCAATGTTCGAAATGAGCGAAGCGGCGACCCTGTTCATCATCTATATCGGAGCCATAACCGCCTTCTGCGCGGCGACCATCGGACTGGTTCAGAACGACATCAAGCGCGTCATTGCCTATTCCACGATGTCCCAGCTGGGTTATATGTTCGTGGCCCTCGGGGTAGGAGCCTATTCAGCGGGCATATTCCACCTGTTCACCCACGCCTTCTTCAAGGCGCTGCTGTTCCTTGGCGCTGGCTCGGTCATCCACGCGATGCATCACGAACAGGACATGCGCAATATGGGCGGCATCGCCCGCAAGATTCCGATCACCTATGCCATGATGCTCATCGGTACGCTTGCCCTGACCGGTGTCGGCATTCCGGGGACCTCGTTCGGCTTTGCCGGGTTCTTCTCCAAGGACGCGATTATCGAGGCTTCTTATGCCTTTGGTGGCACCGCCGGATCATTTGCGTTCTGGCTTCTGGTCATCGCCGCCCTGTTCACCAGCTTTTATTCCTGGCGCTTGGTGCACCTCACCTTCCACGGCCCGACGCGTGCCGATCACCATACGTTCGATCATGCTCACGAGAGCCCGAACGTCATGCTGATCCCTCTCTACGTTCTTGCCATTGGTGCAGTGCTCGCGGGCGTGGTGTTTTACGACGCCTTCTTCGGACATGCCGAACACATCGCGCACTTCTTCCATGGCGCGATCGTCGTGGATGAGCACATTATCGAGGAAGCGCACGGCGTTCCAACCTGGGTAAAGTGGTCAGCAACCGTGGCCATGCTGATCGGGTTCGTCACCGCCTGGTACATGTATATCCGCAACCCGTCCGCCCCCAAGCAGCTCGCTGCCGAACAGCCGCTGCTCTACAAGTTCCTGCTCAACAAATGGTACTTCGACGAGCTCTATGACGCCATCTTCGTGCGACCGGCCCGCTGGATTGGCACTGCGCTCTGGAAAGGGTTCGATGACTGGCTCGTCGATCAGACCCTGGTAGAAGGCCTCGGCCGCCGGGTCCGGCAAGTAACCGGCTACGTTACGCGCCTGCAGTCAGGCTACCTCTATCACTATGCCTTCGCCATGCTCATCGGCGTTGCAGCCCTTATCACTTGGGCCATCGCCGCCGGGGGACTTCTGGGATGA